CCTGCCCGACCTGATCGTGGAGAACTTCACCGGCGTGATGGCGCCCGCCAGCACGCCGCCGGAACTGGTGCAGCGCATCGGCGACGCCATCGTCAAGCAGGTGTCGCAGCCGGCCATGCAGCAGGCGCTGCTGCAGCTGGGCTTCGTGCCGCAGCCGCGCGGGCCGGCGGAATTCGGCGGCTACCTGCGGTCCGAGGTCGATCGCTGGGCCAAGATCATCCGCGACGCCAACATCCAGATCGCCTGAAGCCGGAGACCCCATGCACGTGCTTATCTCGGAGTTCATGGACGCCCCGGCGGTCGACGCCCTGCGGCAACGTTTCGACGTGCGCTACGCCCCCGACCTGGTCGAACAGCGCGACGACCTGCTGCGCGCCGCCGGCCAGGCCGACGCCCTCATCGTGCGCAACCGCAGCCAGGTCGACGCCGCCCTGCTGGCGGCCGCGCCGCGGCTGCGGGCGGTCGGCCGGCTGGGCGTCGGGCTGGACAACATCGACCTGCCAGGCTGCGCCGCGCGCGGCATCCAAGTGGTGCCGGCCACCGGCGCCAATGCCCGCGCGGTGGCCGAGTACGTCATCGGCGCCCTGCTCGTGCTGCTGCGCGGCGCCTATGCCGCCAGCGCCACCGTGGCGGACGGCCAATGGCCCCGCGCCGCGTTGTCGCAGGGGCTGGAGGCGCACGGCCGCACGCTGGGCGTGGTGGGATTCGGCGGCATCGGCCAGTTGACCGCGCGGCTGGCGGCCGGCCTGGGCATGCGCATCGTCGCCTGCGACGCGGCCCTGCCGGCGGCGCATCCGGCCTGGGCCGAGTGCGGCGCCACGCGGCTGGAACTGGACGACCTGCTGGCCCAGGCCGACGCCGTCACCCTGCATGTGCCGCTGACCGCCGGCACCCGCCACCTGCTGGACGCCGCCCGCATCGGCGCCATGCGGGCGGGCGCGGTGCTGGTGAATACCTCGCGCGGCGGCATCGTCGATGAGGCCGCCCTGGCGGCGGCGCTGCGCGCGGGCCATCTGCGCGGCGCCGCGCTGGACGTATTCGAACAGGAGCCGCTGCCCGCCGGCGGCGCCCTGGCCGGCGCCCCCAACCTGATCCTGACCCCACATATCGCCGGCCTGACGCAGGAAGCCAACACCCGCGTTTCCGACATGGTGGCCGCCGGTGTGACAATAGCGCTTACCGGCGGCGCCCAATGAAACGCGGCGCGCCTCGCTGACAGGAAGGATATGGCTCACATCTATCTGGACGAACTTCAACACCTGGCCGCGGCCAGCCTGGCCGCCGCGGGCGCCAACCCGGCCATGGCCGACAGCACCGCGCGCGCGCTGGTCTTCGCCGAAAGCCAGGGGCTCAGCTCCCACGGCCTGTCGCGGGTGCCGTTCTACGCCGGCCACCTGCGCGCCGGCCGCGCCCTCGGCAGCGCCGTGCCGCGCATCGTGCACGAGCGCGGCGGCGCCGCGCTGATCGATGCCGGCTCGGGCCTGGCGTTTCCGGCCTGCGCACTGGCGGTAGCCGAAGCCGGCCGCCGCGCCCGCGAACACGGCGTGGCCTTCATCGGCGTGGCCAACAGCCATCATTTCGGCGAAGCCGGCTACCACCTGGAAGCCCTGGCCGACGCCGGCCTGGTGGCGCTGGCGCTGAGCAACTCGCCCGCGGCCATGCCGGCCTGGGGCGGAAAGCGTCCGCTATTTGGCACCAACCCCATCGCCGCCGTGTTCCCGCGTCGCGGCGGCGGCCGCATCGTCATCGACCTGTCGCTGTCGCAGGTGGCGCGCGGCAAGCTCATGATCGCCGCGCGCGACAACCAGCCGATCCCGCTGGGCTGGGCGCTGGATGCCGACGGCCAGCCCACCACCGATCCCAAGGCCGGCCTGGCGGGCAGCATGCTGCCCGCCGGCGGCGTCAAGGGCGCGATGCTGGCGCTGATCATCGAACTGCTGGCCTGCGCCCTGACCGGCTCCCACTTCGGCTTCGAGACCGAATCGTTCTTCGTCGACGAAGGCGGCCCGGCGCGCCTGGGCCAGGCCTTCATGGCCATCGACCCCGGCGCGCTGGCCGGCAATGAGGCCTACCTCGAACGCGTCGAGACGCTGGTGGACGCCATGCTGGAAGACGACGGCGTGCGCCTGCCCGGCGACCGCCGCCGCAAGCTGCGCGACGAGGCGATCAAGCACGGGGTGGAAATTCCCGAGGCGCTGATGGCGCAGTTGCGCGCCATGTCGGGCGCGGCGTGATTCCCAACCCGCCCCCTGCGCACCGCGCGCGCTGACAGCGGGCGCGCCCCTGCCATGAACCAGGATGCACTGGCCGGCCTCTATGCCGGCGGCGCCACCCGGCCGACGGCCGACACCTTGGCGGGCGCGGGCCTGGATCCGCGGGCCTGCGCCTGGCTGCTCGCCCCCGGCCTTCCGGTGCGGCCCGACCCGGCCCTGGCCCTGGTCGAATTCTTGCCGCCCTTCGTGCACGCATCGGCGGATGGCACGGCGCTGGTGATCGCGCGCGAACCGTGGGCCGACGCGCTATGGCTGGCGGTCGCGCCCGACGGCCGTGTCGTGACCGCCGGCGAAGGCGCGCCGATGTTCATCAATACGCGGGTCGAGCACTTTCTGCACTTCCTCGCGGCCCTGCAACGGTTCCAGGCCGAGGCCAGCCGCCAGGATTCCAGTCCGCGCGTCTACACCCAGTCCGAGATGCAGGCCCGGCTCGACGCCCTGCGCCGCGGTGAATTCGCGCGACGAACCAAACCCGCGGCGGCGTCCGCCTCCATGGCGTTCGATCGTCCCGCCGCGCTGGGCCTGCTCACGCGGGCCTGGCAACGGCACGATGCCGCCGCCCTGCAGCCCGGTGGCTGGTGGCGCCGCATCCTCGAACAGCTCCGCGACGGGCTGCTGTAGTCGCGGCATGCGCCGCGGATCGGACGACGGCTGGCACGCGGACTACGCCCCCGCGTGGCTGAACCAGAGCATCAGCGGCGCCAGCAGCAGGAACACCACCGTCGACACCAGCACCGCGCCGGCGGCCGTGTCGCCCATCTCGGTGTAGCGCTTGGCGTACATGTAGCTGACCACCGCGCAGGGCATGGCCATCTGCAGCGTCAGCGCCCCGGCCAGCACCGGTTCCAGGTCGAGGACCCAGACGATCGCCAGGCCCGCGGCCAACCCCGTCACCAGGCGCATCGCCGCCACCTTGGCGCCATCGCGCAGGCCATTGGCCGGGATCAGCGCCAGCGCGTGCCCCAGGCTCAGCAGCATCAGCGGCACCGTCACCGCGCCCAGCATGCGGGCGGTCTCGATCAGCCAGGCCGGCACCGGGATGTGCAGCATGCGCATGGCGACGGCCACCACCGAGGCCAGCAGGATCGGGCTTTTCCAGCTGCCCTTGGTGTTGACGCCAGGCAGCAGCCGCACCGCGATGGTGTGCATGACGAAGGAGTTGACGGCGAAGAACGCCACCGCCACCGACAGGCCGGCGTCGCCGAACGCCAGTTGCGAGATCGGCAGGCCCAGGTTGCCGGCATTGGGCAGGAACGCCGTCGGCAGCAGCGTGCGCACCGGCAGCCGGCCCAGCTTGAGCAGCAGGGCGCAGACCAGCGCGCACAGCAGCAGCGCCAGCAGCGTGGCGGCCGCCACGTCGGCCAGCGCGCGGTCGTCCAGGTGGGTGGTGACGAAGGTATGGAACACCAGCGCCGGCGTGGTCACGGACGTGACCAGGGTGGTGATGAAGGCGCCGCCGAACGGCAGGTCGCGCTTGCCCCAGAAGACGCCGATGCCGACGCACGACAACAGCGGCAACATCAGCACGATGGCCGACAAATAGAACTGCGCGATGGCCAGCATCCGTTTATTCCGTCAGAGATTCAAAGGGTGATACGCAAGGGCATCGTCGCTTGTCCACGGCCGATCGCAGGCCGGAACATGGGTTGTCTTTTGCCAGGAACCCGCGTCCCCGCCGCCATGTCCGCCGACCCCATTCTCGTCGCCCCGCTTGCACCGCTCAGCGTCCGGCTGTCGCCGCGCGAATCGGCTTCGCTGCACTGGAGCGCCGCCGGCAAGACCAGCTGGGAAACCGCCCGCATTCTGGACATCAGCGAAAGCACCGTCAATTTCCATCTGCGCAACGCCTGCCGCAAGCTGCAGGTGCGCGGCCGCCGCGCCGCAGTGGCGGTGGCGATCCGGCGGGGGCTGCTGTACTCCGTCACGGCTTGACGACGACCGACCTCAGGAATTCACGGGCCCGTTCCTCGGGCAGGCTGGCTTCGGTGCCCGCCGCCACCGCCTCGATCAGCATGGTGTCGGTCACCCACACCCGCGCCCGCATCCAGCCGGGCTTGCCCATGGCCTTGCCCTGCACGTCGATGTCCTGCCCATAGGGTGGCCACTCGGTGGGCGGCGGCGCCTGCATGTTGACGTACAGCGAGCGCATCAGCGCCATGCCCAGCGCCTGCCGGGCCACGGGGTCCGCCGCGATCTCCGGCGGCAGCGGCGCCGACCCGATCGCGAATACCGCCTCGCCCACGGTGGCCGTGGCCAGGGTGAACGACAGCGTATGGGTATCCAGCCGCAGCGCGCGGGTTTCGGTCTGCACCCGGTCCGGGAACGCCGCCCGCACCCGGCCGTCCGCCACGTCCACTTCGCGCCAGTTGTAACGGGGCGAGCAGGCGCTGACCAGCAGGGCCATCACAAGAATCAGGCCGGCTTTCTTGAACATGAAACGAAACAGCGATGAAATCGTCATTACCGTAAAGACCCCACGGTCTTTTCATTTCGAGGACAGCCCCAAATTGTCGCCGATTTCGATGACCCCAGCGCCCGACGGCACGCCCCTGGCCAATTATGTGTGGTCCGCCGCCCCGAATGTGCCCCCGCCGATCATTGGCCCCGGTACGCCCGGCATCTACCTGCTGCATGGCCTGAGCGAGCATGCCGGGCGCTATGACCGGCTGGCGCGCTGGCTGACCGCCCGCGGCTGGACCGTGGGCGCCCATGACCACCGCGGCCACGGCCGCTCCGGCGGCCGGCCGGCCACCCTGGCGCACCAGGAAGACCTGGTGACCGACGCCGTGACCCGCCTGGCCGACTGGACCGCCGCCCACGGCCGCCCGCCGATCCTGCTGGGCCATAGCCTGGGCGCCCTGGTGGCCGTGCGGATCGCCCTGCAGCGGCTGGCCGCGATCGACGCCCTGGTGCTCAGTTCGCCCCCCTTCGTGGTCAACGTGCCGCTGTGGGTGCGTCGCACCCTGACCTGGATGTCCCTGCACGCGCCCGACCTGCGGGTGCCCCACGGCCTGGCGCCAGCCCGCATCTCGCACGACCGGGCGGTGGTCAAGGCCTACCGATCCGACCCCCTGGTGCGGCGCAGCATGACCGGCCGGCTGGCCCGTTTCGTCGACGACGGCGGGCGCGACTCCCTGCGGGAAGCCCATCTGCTGGCCTGTCGCACCCTGCTGATGGTGGCCGGCGACGACTCCATCGTGGCGGCCGAAGGCAGCCGCCAGTTCGCCCAGCGCGCGCCCGCCGAATTGCTGACATTGCGCTGGTACGACACGGCCTGGCACGAGATTTTCAACGAAACCGCCCCCATCGCCGACCCGGTCTACGCCGACCTGGACGAGTGGCTGGCGCGCACCGCCGCGCAATTGTCCCTGTCCCCAGTACTGGCTCCCTCGGCAGAGGAGGCCAGCACCCCGTAAAATCCGGCGACAGACCCCATCGAGAAGATTCCGTGACTGATACCGCCGCCCAACGCCTCGCCCGCCTAGAGGCCAACCGCTCGCTCCTGACCCAGACCCTGCGGGGTATCGAGAAAGAAGGCCTGCGCGTCGACGAGCAAGGCATCCTGGCCCGCACGCCGCACCCGGCCGGGCTTGGCTCCGCGCTGACCAACGCACACGTCACCACCGACTATTCGGAATCGCTGCTCGAACTGATCACCGGCACGCACGACAACGTCGACGCCCTGCTGGCCGAGCTGACCGCCACCCACCGCCACGTCTACAGCGTGCTGGACCACGAGCTGATCTGGAACCAGTCCATGCCGGCCACCCTGCCGGGCGAGGCCGACATTCCCATCGCCTGGTACGGCACCTCCAACACCGGCATGCTCAAGCACGTCTATCGCCGCGGCCTGGCCGAGCGCTACGGCAAGACCATGCAGTGCATCGCCGGCGTCCACTACAACTTCTCGCTGCCCGAGGCGCTGTGGTCGGTGCTCGACACCCAGCCCGGCACCGACCAGGATCGGCGCTCGCGCGGCTACATCGGCCTGATCCGCAATTTCACGCGCTATTCCTGGCTGCTGATGTACCTGTTCGGCGCGGCGCCGGCGCTGTCGCGCGACTTCCTGCGCGATGGCGAGCACGGCTTGCAGCACCTGGGCCAGCACACCCTGTACCTGCCCCATGCCACCAGCCTGCGCATGAGCGACCTGGGCTACCAGAACAAGGCCCAGTCGCAGCTCAAGCT
The window above is part of the Achromobacter deleyi genome. Proteins encoded here:
- a CDS encoding hydroxyacid dehydrogenase, whose protein sequence is MHVLISEFMDAPAVDALRQRFDVRYAPDLVEQRDDLLRAAGQADALIVRNRSQVDAALLAAAPRLRAVGRLGVGLDNIDLPGCAARGIQVVPATGANARAVAEYVIGALLVLLRGAYAASATVADGQWPRAALSQGLEAHGRTLGVVGFGGIGQLTARLAAGLGMRIVACDAALPAAHPAWAECGATRLELDDLLAQADAVTLHVPLTAGTRHLLDAARIGAMRAGAVLVNTSRGGIVDEAALAAALRAGHLRGAALDVFEQEPLPAGGALAGAPNLILTPHIAGLTQEANTRVSDMVAAGVTIALTGGAQ
- a CDS encoding Ldh family oxidoreductase: MAHIYLDELQHLAAASLAAAGANPAMADSTARALVFAESQGLSSHGLSRVPFYAGHLRAGRALGSAVPRIVHERGGAALIDAGSGLAFPACALAVAEAGRRAREHGVAFIGVANSHHFGEAGYHLEALADAGLVALALSNSPAAMPAWGGKRPLFGTNPIAAVFPRRGGGRIVIDLSLSQVARGKLMIAARDNQPIPLGWALDADGQPTTDPKAGLAGSMLPAGGVKGAMLALIIELLACALTGSHFGFETESFFVDEGGPARLGQAFMAIDPGALAGNEAYLERVETLVDAMLEDDGVRLPGDRRRKLRDEAIKHGVEIPEALMAQLRAMSGAA
- a CDS encoding AEC family transporter gives rise to the protein MLAIAQFYLSAIVLMLPLLSCVGIGVFWGKRDLPFGGAFITTLVTSVTTPALVFHTFVTTHLDDRALADVAAATLLALLLCALVCALLLKLGRLPVRTLLPTAFLPNAGNLGLPISQLAFGDAGLSVAVAFFAVNSFVMHTIAVRLLPGVNTKGSWKSPILLASVVAVAMRMLHIPVPAWLIETARMLGAVTVPLMLLSLGHALALIPANGLRDGAKVAAMRLVTGLAAGLAIVWVLDLEPVLAGALTLQMAMPCAVVSYMYAKRYTEMGDTAAGAVLVSTVVFLLLAPLMLWFSHAGA
- a CDS encoding helix-turn-helix domain-containing protein encodes the protein MSADPILVAPLAPLSVRLSPRESASLHWSAAGKTSWETARILDISESTVNFHLRNACRKLQVRGRRAAVAVAIRRGLLYSVTA
- a CDS encoding alpha/beta hydrolase is translated as MTPAPDGTPLANYVWSAAPNVPPPIIGPGTPGIYLLHGLSEHAGRYDRLARWLTARGWTVGAHDHRGHGRSGGRPATLAHQEDLVTDAVTRLADWTAAHGRPPILLGHSLGALVAVRIALQRLAAIDALVLSSPPFVVNVPLWVRRTLTWMSLHAPDLRVPHGLAPARISHDRAVVKAYRSDPLVRRSMTGRLARFVDDGGRDSLREAHLLACRTLLMVAGDDSIVAAEGSRQFAQRAPAELLTLRWYDTAWHEIFNETAPIADPVYADLDEWLARTAAQLSLSPVLAPSAEEASTP